A region of the Primulina eburnea isolate SZY01 chromosome 7, ASM2296580v1, whole genome shotgun sequence genome:
AAGGAACTCCACTTCATCAAAACGACATTGCAAAGGTAGTAGACTAGTTAAAAAGCAAATCAACATGGTGGATTTGGCATCAACTTCAAAGTTCGAGCGAGAATGTCAGGTGGTGAAAGTGCTTCCTGAGGACAATATCAGTGAAATTACGTCATACAGTTCAAAGGTTGTGATGCACCAAAATGCTTCTAGCGGGCACACATTTGACATAACATGCCCTGGGAGTCGGTCGAGCAATAATGATTCTATAGATGTTAAAGAGGTTGAGGTTGTGAATATTGACAATGAGAACGATTGTAACCGTGATGCTCCATGTTTGCTCAAACCTCCAGAAGAAAGTCTTGAAGTAGATCTAGATGATCATGTTGACAATCATCGTGGTATGATACATCCTATGCCAACAGAGTTGTCGTGTGTCATATGTTGGACAGATTTCAGTCCCACCCGAGGGGCGCTGCCATGTGGTCATCGTTTTTGTTTCTCATGCATACAAGACTGGGCAGATCAACTGGTGATCACGTGCTATTCATTGATAATTACTATCTAGTTTGTATATGTTTGATTCGAATCCTTCTCGATACTAACTGTTATTATTCTTTGCAGGCTTCCAAAAAGAAGCCCTCCACATGTCCTCTGTGTAAGGCTGGTTTCATATGCATAACCAAAGTTGAAGACGCCCTTTTTTCAGACCAGAAAATATATTCGCAGACAATCCTGAACGACAACTCAAAAAATGATGTATACATCCTTCCTGATGAGTCATACCATCTCCCTAACAATGTACACGTTTCACTTTTTTCTGTCCATATTACCTGTTATTGGTCTATTCTCAAGCTCATCTAAGTATTTTGTTATTCTTTGATGTTGTGTAGCCATCGGTGCATGTTTGTTTTCAATGCTCCAGTAGAGAACCTGTGGACCTCCTTGTGCGCTGTCATTACTGCCAAATTCGATGTGTTCATTCTTACTGCCTCGATCCACCTTTGTTTCCATGGATATGTTTCCAATGCAAGGATCTACAAATGCTCTATCTTCATAACCGATAGTTCACTTCGTCTTTTATGCAGCGCATGCTCTGCTCTATTCGATCATTTGCATCCCTTTTTGCACAAGGTTGAGTGTGTTTTACGGCTAAATCTATAACGGTAATCAAATTTCATAGATTTAATCTAttgatttttgttttatcgATCTGTTGTGAGTTTGTGGTTTCATTTTACCTGAGCACTGTGACAATGAGTGCAGTTGCATGCGAGGGCAATCTCCGAACACAATTGTCTATCCAATCTTTCAAATTGCATTTTGTCTGTAGATTGTACGTCGGTAAATAACTAGCATTTCTaaataaatatcaaatatttaatatctatcgataattatttatttatgttaatgaaatatgaattaaattaaatattgtgAAATACAATTTTAGATTCATGCAGTCTCCTTTCTACATAAGTAGCATATTACTCGCTCATTTCTTGGAACATGGAAGATTCATACACGGGTTAGCATATAGGTGTAAGAATACCCATTTGGCGGGGATATCTAAGTCATTTGCCAATGATTGCGTGAATTGATGTTTGCCTTGTCCTATGATTCTTGGAACGATATTCTGCAAGAATTGTTGAGGAGACAGACAGGAAAAAGATTATTTGGATAGTCAAATTGATTTCATTTTATCTGAGAAATTGATATCTATATGTCCACGAGTTCGTTGGAGTACGTGAAGAAATGAAGAATGGTAGTGGTTACATCCGATGTAGAtctaactctttcaaatttctaATTCGTGGCATGATTTATGCTCATTAGTAACTCGTCGATTTGAGTTAGGAACGTGACCGTTAAATATTTATCTTTAACTAATTAATTATTCGAACAAGTTCACTCTATACCTTTGCTAAAATTTTGTAATAAGAATTTTTACACTATACAATAATTCAATACTATACTGTAAGTTGTCCTCAATCACGAGTATGtatgtatttatttattgcaaTAAACAACTCTTAGGAATATATTTTCACAAATTATATCAGTTTTCAAAATCTATGTTTAAATACCATTACACAAGATTTTTGAGTTAAAACTAGGCTAAAATAAACACGTGAAATAATTAAATCCCTCTGAAAGCAGAATCAAATATTTCATTAGGCAACCTCATTAAGCATACACCAGTTTATGAACAGGCAAGTGAGAAGCAAGTGTAAACAAAATTACGAAAGTACTGTCTTCCACCAAATGGACACATTCAGGGTGCACAGTACATATGGTAAAATATGTTCTAGAATGAAATCTTGATGAATACCAATATATGTAAAACTAGGATGTAAAGCACAAAAGCAGACCTGAGAAGCATCAACCTCTGTAAACTCTCGCTTCGACCTGCTGTATGGACAGGAAGCCTGTGATAAGTGTCAACGTTGTAGTCTGAAGACATCGGCCCCTTGTCAGACCCACTTCGTCCAACCCTATTTCTAGCTATATTTACATCTGTACTGCTGCTCTCTATTTGCCTCGATAGCCTGTTTACCTTTTCCAGTTCCATTGTTCTGAGATGAACTTCCTGGACGAGGCCTTCTGCTTGAGCCTGAAAATGCAGGAAGAAACAAATGTAAGAGGACATTAACACCCATTTCAAAATTTATGAGGAAATAAAACCGCGGCAGCACTAAATATGAAGAATGAATTTAACCTGTTTTGCAGCAAGTTGTTCGATTAGGCTGTGAAGCTGTTTATCCAATGCCTTTTCTCGCTGACCTGCAAGGGATTGTTTTAGTTAATGGGAAGaagcaaataaaaaaaatattaaaatgattgaaaaaaGTTCCTCAAAATCTCtcattttctaaaatttgatattaACATGACAACAATATACCTGGAGTTGGTTGTTTCAATGCATTATCCTGGACCTGCTGCCACTTTTTCTCCAAGATTTGAACTGCATCTTCCAGTGAAGCCTACAACAGATAAGAGAGACAGCATTTTAAACTATCAATGCACAAACACAGGAAAAAACATATATCATTAAACAGGAACACACCAGTTCCTTTCTCTTGTCTTCCAATTTTTCTGTTAATGCAGTTTTCCGAGCTTCTGTATCTTCTTGGGCTTCAACTTTTGATTTAGATTCACTGAGCATTTCTTTTGATTCTTCTGAACTGGTAGCATCCACATTAGTTTGCGCTCTCTGCAACTCAGCTCTCAAGTTCTCCTCAAACAATTGCATTTCCTTaataaaaagagaaaaatttagGCATGCAAACatataaatgataaaaaaaagttGGCCGACTGAGACTTCCAAACATCCTACTAAAGTAAACCCAAAGCAGTGGAAAGAAATGATAGTATTGCTATTGCCCGCAACACACATATAATCTGACCTTCAACTTACTTCGAAGTGCATCTGCTTCCTGCAGCTTTTCCTGTATTTTAATTTCACAATTTGATATGGCATTTTCATACTCCTTGTTTTCTTCCAGTAACCTGAGTTCTCTCAGTTGTACCTTCAACAAATATCACTTGTACAGGTAAGCTTTCACTGTGTGTAAAGCATCTTTAAATCCATCATTTCTGCACGAAGTTTCAATCTACCGGGTAATAGATGACAGCAGGACAAATGAAACCCCGGGACGTGAAGGCTTTGGAGGAAAAAACTTAGAATTCACTATaactatttttatatatatagaacGTACACTGACTTTCCTGTTACACGTTCCTGGATAGGCACTGGATGACAGTCTCCCGGTaatcatgatttttttaaaatttaaaacaaacGGATGGAATGGAGAATAAAAACACGAATTTACTGAAAACCAGTATTCAATAAATTACTCGGACGACGCGATGAACCAATTTCAATTGCATTCTATCAAATTTGTAACCGCATCCCACTTCTCATACTGTGTACTGAATTTTTCTATCATAAGCGACATGTTCATGGTCAAAAACATGTTTTCCTAACATTATCCTCGTCGTCAAGAAAAATAAGTGCATAAGCTCGCACTTCATATGCCAATCGATTAAAAAAAGAGAATAATCAACGAAATCACAAAGAATACGGATAGCATGAGACAGTTCTTACAAAAATAAAAGTCAAAAACTAAAAAGTGATGAAAACCTGTTGTTTCGTGGTGGAGTGGGCGTTAAGCTGGAGGGCAAGGGCGGAGTTGGAGGCAAGGGAATGTGCGTGGAGGTGGGGAAGGCGCTGTGAAATGTCCGGAGGAGGCAGTCTCATCCGCAGATCTTGGATCGAGCCGTTCAGATAAGCTTCTTTCGCGTCCAATTCCTGAACGTACCTCTGTTGTTCAGGAGTAAAGATGAGTGGGATGGAATCAGGGTTGTTGTCTTCGTCGCTCCGCCGGCCGACGCCGCCTCCCACCACGTCCGCCGCCCAGGCTAGTAGTCCCGACATTGCACTTTCTCGTTTGTTTCTTGGTAAAGTTGTAGTCGGTGATTTCCCAAATCTCAACTTCCAAGGGACGTATTATATTTGTAATTTGCTTTggaaaaaacaattaaaaaaataaataaaaaatatgatataaatGGAAATAACCGTACACTAACTAGAGAAGAGCCTGCGGCGAGGGTTATTCTGGAACAATCGAAAGTGAAGAGTGAACCGGTAGCTTTCAACTGTAACATTCCATTTACATGTTATCTCTTTGGGAGATAGAACGATGGTAGGAGGAGGAGAGGATCCACAGAAGCTGAAGCGGATTGCGGCCGCAGCGTACGATTACGATAACGACCCTCGTTGGGCAGATTACTGGTCAAATGTCCTTATTCCGCCTCAAATGGCCTCCCAAGATGATGTCGTTAACCACTTCAAACGCAAGTTCTATCAGCGCTACATCGTAGGATTCATTTTTCATTCTCTTCAGTCAATGGAAgtttattgaatatgaatccgaGTATGATTCCTCTTTCATTATTCAATTGATTATAATTTTGAGGATCGCGTGTGAGAATTTATTTTTGGACCAATTGAGTTCAGGGGATATTTAGGTATAATTTGGGGTTCGAATACTTTTCTTTTGgggtatgactgctcaaataaGCATTAGACATAGGACCTGGCTGAGGGTTCTCTTTAAATGTTATTACTATTCAGGTTTTCCACCTACGTAAACTGATTTGAGACTTTTTTACGGTGTTACATCGTTCTATTTGGTTACAATAGTATAAATGTGGCATTTAGTTTTGGTTGTTCGTGATAGCAACGGGGGAGTCGACCTTGTACTTGTTGCTTGCTGTTGCAGATTTATGGGTATTGTTTTTCCCGTACCGTGTACTTGTTGCTTGCAGCTCTACATAAGAATGTTGATGCTTGTTGCTTCTCTGCACTGCTActtgaaatatcattttttgcTGATATGTAATATACTGTCCAGGATCCTAATCTAAATGTTGAGTCAATGGCTGCTAGTATCACATCACAGCCAGAGAGAACAGCAGCATCACAAAATTCTTCGTCATCTATTCCCAACAGTAGTACACGCCGTCAGAGTTCAGGTATGAATATCCTTCATCATTATCTCTGAGTGATATTGCATCTATCTTTAAGTTTGTAAAGAAAAAATGTTGCAGCTTCGTGCTTTGTAGCGATATTTCCGACATAGTATTTTGAGTTGAAACTATTAAATTCATCATGTAGGGGCTTCTAATAGAACTGCAGAGACCTCAACTACTCCACCCCGTAATTCTGCATCATTGCGCTGGGATCGACAGACTATTCAATTTTCGGTTAATGCTtgggtatgtatatatattttgatcatAATTCATACTGAATTCTTCTAGGCAGATGCAAGTACAAAGGATTTTGTTGCCTAGAGTTTGAGTTTATAATATCAACTGCTTCATACAACATACAAAAATGTCTATGTTCTATGTTTTGAAAACTCAATACTAGTTAATAGTGGCAAAAATTTGGGAAAATAACAATGCCTGATAAGACATGACCCAATTTGGTTTTCTATTTGATGCAGATTATCTTATGGTTTTATTTCATTCCGGTTTCATGTGTGCATTTTGTATTAGAGTAAatttttgatgatttttcttaTGCCAAATTGGTCAGGTTATGATTTGTAGTATTCCTAAAATTTCACTAAGAGTTCTTGTTGATTTCTAAGCATATATATTTCATGTATGAGTATACGGGTGATACTTGTTAAACCTGGACCTCTGAGGATTTTTCCAATGCTTACAGCTGTTATCTATCTTAAGTAATGCGATACTTGTTAAACATAACCCTCTGATGACCTTTTCAGTTGCTTACAGCTGTTATTAAGCGAAATTTTCTTACATGAGATATATAAGTTATGTAACAAAGTAGCAGGAGGGTGCAGGTGGCTATTATAATTTTCGCAGTGACTTTTTCTACGGTTACGAGCTGAGCTATGGTATTTTTAGATGAAATTCCTGTCGTATTTGGCTCAACCTTTGATGCAATTGGATTTCGCATATGCAATACATTTGACTGATATTTGAAGTTTTATGGTTCCTGTTCATGTATCAGCTCATACTCTACTTGgctaatatcattttttttttaatttataactcTGCATCTTGGTGATTTTTAGTCACGCCTGACAAATTTCCATTTTTTATTTCGGCTGAATTGGAGGCTcaaaattcatgcaattaatttGCCAAATTATTTTAGTTTTGAGGCAGGATGGTGGATTGAGTGTCATATCCAACTTTGAGAAGTACATCCATGTGGTTGACACATGAAAAATTGTTTTTTCTGTTATATTCTCTCGTTTCTTTTTTTCTTGCAGGTTTTTGTTGTGGCAGTTCTTGCTATGTCTCCCATCATACCAAAAAATCTATCAAATCGAGCTTATCGTCTTTCTTTTCTAGGGAttgcatgttcttctgtgtcctCTTTATATTCCCTTTATGGGGTAATGTCCTACTTATTTTCTTCATTTGTTCTGTTACAcgatttatgttatattttctATTACTCACATTCACGAATCATAATTTGCAGAAACCTAGAGCATGGAACTTGCAGGCTCTTCAAGTATGGTTTCAGTCGGTGGTTGCTACCAAGGATTTTATTTACACTGTTTACTGTCTCATTTTTGCATCTTCACATCTGCGCCTCAAATGTGAGGATGGATTAGACAGTCATAATTTGTTTCTTGATTTTGTTTGCTTGCTATATTTTGTTGCTCTTGGCAATTTGTGTAAGTTTCTATTTTCCTTATTTCAGTTGCCTTGATTCCCATTTTATGCCGGGCCCTTGAGCATGTTGCTAAGTTCTTGAGGCATAACTTTGCTAGATCATCTTTGTACCGGTAAGAAACACATGTAGATTTTACATCAGTTTTAAATTTCTAACAATGTGCTTTTAAGATTGAGAAACCGAAACTGCCTGATGTTtgcttttaaatgtcttctttttttttatggTCACACGGCAACACATCAATATTTGTCATGAAATAATTTGAatcacttatatatatatatatatttggaagGGAGGttcagaatttttttaaatgtttgatttgattgagaatgttAAATACTTGAGATTAAAGAAAAACGAGCAGCTGTGGATTCAATAGTCGCAATTAATTATTATTGCATGAAATTAACGACATTTATCTTTAATGATCTTTTTCTAGCTGCGGAAAGTTTGTTTATGTTAATAAGCATAGTCCTATTTTCTGTCCTCCAGTGATTAATGCATGTGGAGATGCGATCTCATCTTACATCTTTTTCTAGAATGAAAACTAATATTTAGATCGAGTTTGTGATTTTTGCTAACAAACCTTATAGGCTTGGCAACTTCAGTACTCAAGTGTTTACTCACCTGAAATCATGTTTAGAACGCCTGATGAAATGCCGCAAATAGTCGAGCAGTTTTTGGATATTCTACTAGTTATGTTTTGGTTTTGTCGGTGACCTGACTGAGATGGTGGTCGCCAACGACTTGATGTTCTCCTAATGATGAACAAAGTGTTCCCTCTATGTGTTTATGACTATTTTTTCGACGCCCACAGGAAATACATGGAAGAGGCTTGTGTTTGGGTCGTGTCAAACACAACCACCCTTAGCATTTTGTCCTCCCGAGCTGAAATTGTACTTGGTTTTCTCCTGATCATAGCACTTTTTTCGTTAGTACCTCACATAATTTCCCTTCTTCAAGCTCTTTGTTCTAGTTCCTATTATTCTGCAATTCGTTTTGTAAACTTGTCAAGGCTTATACTTTCTCAATTGTGAAATTCTTTATCAGGTGGCAGCGCAGTATTATACAAGCTTTTATGTACTGGCAGGTATATATCAAGTTTCTTGCTTGAATATGAAACTTTTTAGGTACTTGAGTTTCTTTGGTTATTGTTGCAAATGATGGTAGTTAACTGAAGTGACCTACAGATACCGGGTTTGAACAATATTAAGGTGATTTTTCTCCATTTGACTTTTCCTCGTTTTTTTAGGTATTTTCTGTTTCTTTTGTGGTTATCGTGAGAGTGATTCCGATCTAGATGGAccatatgctttaaacattTATCCAACACAGTCGTTTGAAGGCACACCCTAAATAATTGTTTCTTTCCGCACGACCATTCATACATCAGGAGGCTTGATGTGACATTTTGAGTTGACACTGCTTGCTGATCTTTGTATAAGAAAGAGGCCCACCACAATAAAACTGCTTTTTGTTTCTGAAAACATTGCGCCAAGTACACATTTTGCGGGTCATCATTAGCCTAACAGTGTTCCAAATACTTGATTATTTTCGTCTGTTCATGGAATAGGGAGATTTGGTATTGTTTTATTGgtcctattattattattattatttggctGGGAGGGGTGGATTACTGAAGGTTTGATGTCACCTCTTACTGAATGTTGTCCTCCTATATCGacaattttctattttttttttcactgaTGAAATCTCTTATATTATTCttactttttttattttctggCAGCTCTTGAAGCTTATGTACCATGCTCCTGCTACTGCTGTTTACCATCAAAGTGCATGGGCTGATATCTGGCGGGCCATAAATCCGTTAATCCTGCTTTATGTTCCATTCTTGAGCACTCCAATTTCTACCCTTCAGAGATGGTGGTTTATGTGAGTAGTCTGGAGTCAATAAGAAAGCAGAGAGGGGAAAGAAAGAGTCATAGCTTACAATTTCACCGGTTTGTTGGACTTGATTCTGAGAAAGATCCTTGGGCGTATGATTGGCTAGTATCTGATGAATAACTTTGTTAATATTCACTTGGGACGCACTTTCGACTTTTACTATTTTGATCAAATGGACTCTACGTTAGAGCACATTGCCATTTGTTGCTTTT
Encoded here:
- the LOC140836320 gene encoding uncharacterized protein, whose product is MESVVATVSGYHGSERFNLIKLISLTGASYVGNMSQSITHLVCWKFEGRKYELAKKLKTVIVSHRWIEDCVKQGRRVSETPYTFQSGQEVGTLSPNISLRINQARVQSKVRKTSKEPLLDIEDEEANTDPCSGFSFSNEYNHGSIRPIGNRKTTEKFSRKDYPGSSKCQLEAVNSEPMAIEEKRNSTSSKRHCKGSRLVKKQINMVDLASTSKFERECQVVKVLPEDNISEITSYSSKVVMHQNASSGHTFDITCPGSRSSNNDSIDVKEVEVVNIDNENDCNRDAPCLLKPPEESLEVDLDDHVDNHRGMIHPMPTELSCVICWTDFSPTRGALPCGHRFCFSCIQDWADQLASKKKPSTCPLCKAGFICITKVEDALFSDQKIYSQTILNDNSKNDVYILPDESYHLPNNPSVHVCFQCSSREPVDLLVRCHYCQIRCVHSYCLDPPLFPWICFQCKDLQMLYLHNR
- the LOC140836322 gene encoding uncharacterized protein; this encodes MSGLLAWAADVVGGGVGRRSDEDNNPDSIPLIFTPEQQRYVQELDAKEAYLNGSIQDLRMRLPPPDISQRLPHLHAHSLASNSALALQLNAHSTTKQQVQLRELRLLEENKEYENAISNCEIKIQEKLQEADALRSKLKEMQLFEENLRAELQRAQTNVDATSSEESKEMLSESKSKVEAQEDTEARKTALTEKLEDKRKELASLEDAVQILEKKWQQVQDNALKQPTPGQREKALDKQLHSLIEQLAAKQAQAEGLVQEVHLRTMELEKVNRLSRQIESSSTDVNIARNRVGRSGSDKGPMSSDYNVDTYHRLPVHTAGRSESLQRLMLLRSAFVLYILVLHILVFIKISF
- the LOC140836323 gene encoding uncharacterized protein isoform X3 codes for the protein MVGGGEDPQKLKRIAAAAYDYDNDPRWADYWSNVLIPPQMASQDDVVNHFKRKFYQRYIDPNLNVESMAASITSQPERTAASQNSSSSIPNSSTRRQSSGASNRTAETSTTPPRNSASLRWDRQTIQFSVNAWVFVVAVLAMSPIIPKNLSNRAYRLSFLGIACSSVSSLYSLYGKPRAWNLQALQVWFQSVVATKDFIYTVYCLIFASSHLRLKFALIPILCRALEHVAKFLRHNFARSSLYRKYMEEACVWVVSNTTTLSILSSRAEIVAAQYYTSFYVLAALEAYVPCSCYCCLPSKCMG
- the LOC140836323 gene encoding uncharacterized protein isoform X2, with product MVGGGEDPQKLKRIAAAAYDYDNDPRWADYWSNVLIPPQMASQDDVVNHFKRKFYQRYIDPNLNVESMAASITSQPERTAASQNSSSSIPNSSTRRQSSGASNRTAETSTTPPRNSASLRWDRQTIQFSVNAWVFVVAVLAMSPIIPKNLSNRAYRLSFLGIACSSVSSLYSLYGKPRAWNLQALQVWFQSVVATKDFIYTVYCLIFASSHLRLKFALIPILCRALEHVAKFLRHNFARSSLYRWQRSIIQAFMYWQLLKLMYHAPATAVYHQSAWADIWRAINPLILLYVPFLSTPISTLQRWWFM
- the LOC140836323 gene encoding uncharacterized protein isoform X1; protein product: MVGGGEDPQKLKRIAAAAYDYDNDPRWADYWSNVLIPPQMASQDDVVNHFKRKFYQRYIDPNLNVESMAASITSQPERTAASQNSSSSIPNSSTRRQSSGASNRTAETSTTPPRNSASLRWDRQTIQFSVNAWVFVVAVLAMSPIIPKNLSNRAYRLSFLGIACSSVSSLYSLYGKPRAWNLQALQVWFQSVVATKDFIYTVYCLIFASSHLRLKFALIPILCRALEHVAKFLRHNFARSSLYRKYMEEACVWVVSNTTTLSILSSRAEIVLGFLLIIALFSWQRSIIQAFMYWQLLKLMYHAPATAVYHQSAWADIWRAINPLILLYVPFLSTPISTLQRWWFM
- the LOC140836323 gene encoding uncharacterized protein isoform X4, translated to MAASITSQPERTAASQNSSSSIPNSSTRRQSSGASNRTAETSTTPPRNSASLRWDRQTIQFSVNAWVFVVAVLAMSPIIPKNLSNRAYRLSFLGIACSSVSSLYSLYGKPRAWNLQALQVWFQSVVATKDFIYTVYCLIFASSHLRLKFALIPILCRALEHVAKFLRHNFARSSLYRKYMEEACVWVVSNTTTLSILSSRAEIVLGFLLIIALFSWQRSIIQAFMYWQLLKLMYHAPATAVYHQSAWADIWRAINPLILLYVPFLSTPISTLQRWWFM